One Angustibacter sp. Root456 genomic window carries:
- a CDS encoding NAD-glutamate dehydrogenase, giving the protein MAHSPAGSRSQLLEKASALAERSQQDATASYLARYYRHVSDDDLDARRPEDLLGAAASQYELARERPVGTANVHVFTPTVDEHGWSSGHTVVEIVTDDMPFLVDSVTAELSRVGRAIHLVVHPVLTVRRDAAGHLQEIVDGVGPTDDLPYDCSRESWMHLEIDRETDQADLGQLTADLRRVLEDVRDAVEDWPKMRDAAQRLAAELADTPPAGVDSAEVAEARRLLSWLADDNFTFIGYREYLLDEDEAGEEVLRAQSGTGLGILRYDQKVSGSFGRMSHEVRARAREPRVLILTKANSRSTVHRPAYLDYVGVKNFDADGQVIGERRFLGLFTSAAYTESVTRIPVIDTKVQELLRRTGFAMESHSGKDLLEILETYPRDELFQIGVDDLYAITTSVLHLQERRRTRLFLRRDDYGRFMSCLVYLPRDRYTTHMRLRMEEILREAFHGETVDYTTRVSESVLARLHYVVRVPDGEHIPDVDVEELESRLVEATRTWDEDFAESLRADVGEEEAARLLAKFGKSFPEAYKEDFPARVAVADLRHVCAVTEGPATGADAPDEARMNLYQEPGRPADERRFKFYRAEPLSLTRVLPVFSHLGVEVVDERPYELDLPDGGMVHVYDFGLRYGGGEGWDRDQAESARAAFQEAFAAVWSGRAESDGFNALVLGAGLTWRQASVLRAYTKYLRQAGLTFSQEYVEACLLSNVDIARLLVRLFEARFDPDHFGGAADADARRETCDALVEEITGALDDVASLDQDRILRALLGVVRATLRTSYFQVDADGHPRSYLAFKLDPHAVPDLPEPRPAFEMWVYSPRVEGVHLRFGAVARGGLRWSDRREDFRTEILGLVKAQMVKNAVIVPTGAKGGFVPKQLPDSSDREAWLAEGKAAYRTFISALLDVTDNIVGTGEAASVVPPQRVVRHDGDDTYLVVAADKGTATFSDIANSVAIDYGFWLGDAFASGGSAGYDHKAMGITARGAWESVKRHFRELGLDTQSEDFTVVGVGDMSGDVFGNGMLLSEHIRLVAAFDHRHVFIDPTPDAATSFAERRRLFDLPRSSWEDYDRSLISEGGGVWPRSAKSIPVSSQAAAALGIGQKATSMTPAELMKAILSAPVDLLWNGGIGTYVKASGETSADVGDRANDAIRINGNDLRVRVVGEGGNLGLTQLGRIEAARHGVRINTDAIDNSAGVDTSDHEVNLKILLNAVVADGDLTTKQRNALLADMTDDVAELVLRDNYEQNVLLGNAREQAHAMLPVHARLIRSLVKRGELNREIEFLPSDAEIARRQDEGLGLTSPEFSVLVAYSKITLADDLLASSLPDDPWFAATLRSYFPPQVVERYGDRLNQHPLRREIVTTSLVNNMVNRGGITFAFRVQEETAASTVQVAQAYVVAREVFRLHDFVARVEELDNRVPTRAQTALYLEFRRLMDRAVRWLLQTRPTITDIGAEIERFSVVVDALRPNVPELLVGAEQRRLQRRTKELTDLGVPDDLAVDCASLLDVYSLLDIAEIGYETETPVDRVAPMYFMLSERFQVDTMLGLITRLPRDDRWDALARAALRYDLYAALEQLTVSVLTTSDDGLDTEKRIAEWERSNRATLDRVRDMVGEVSHLDRTGIAALSVALRGLRGVVRSNSASA; this is encoded by the coding sequence ATGGCGCACTCGCCAGCGGGGTCCAGGTCGCAGCTTCTCGAGAAGGCGTCGGCGCTCGCCGAGCGGTCGCAGCAGGACGCCACGGCGTCCTACCTCGCCCGCTACTACCGCCACGTGTCGGACGACGACCTCGACGCGCGGCGTCCCGAGGACCTGCTCGGTGCGGCGGCCAGCCAGTACGAGCTGGCCCGCGAGCGGCCCGTCGGCACGGCGAACGTCCACGTGTTCACGCCGACCGTCGACGAGCACGGATGGTCGAGCGGCCACACCGTCGTCGAGATCGTCACCGACGACATGCCGTTCCTCGTCGACTCGGTGACGGCCGAGCTGTCGCGGGTCGGGCGCGCCATCCACCTCGTCGTTCACCCGGTGCTCACCGTGCGTCGCGACGCTGCAGGGCACCTGCAGGAGATCGTCGACGGCGTCGGCCCCACCGACGACCTGCCGTACGACTGCTCCCGCGAGTCGTGGATGCACCTGGAGATCGACCGCGAGACCGACCAGGCGGACCTCGGGCAGCTCACTGCCGACCTGCGGCGGGTGCTCGAGGACGTCCGCGACGCCGTCGAGGACTGGCCGAAGATGCGCGACGCGGCCCAGCGCCTGGCCGCCGAGCTCGCCGACACCCCGCCGGCCGGCGTCGACTCTGCCGAGGTCGCCGAGGCGCGGCGGCTGCTCAGCTGGCTCGCTGACGACAACTTCACGTTCATCGGCTATCGCGAGTACCTGCTCGACGAGGACGAGGCGGGCGAGGAGGTGCTGCGCGCGCAGTCGGGCACCGGTCTCGGGATCCTGCGCTACGACCAGAAGGTCTCGGGCAGCTTCGGCCGCATGTCGCACGAGGTGCGGGCCCGGGCCCGTGAGCCGCGGGTGCTGATCCTCACCAAGGCCAACTCCCGGTCGACCGTGCACCGCCCGGCGTACCTCGACTACGTCGGAGTCAAGAACTTCGACGCCGACGGCCAGGTCATCGGGGAGCGCAGGTTCCTCGGGCTGTTCACGTCGGCGGCCTACACCGAGTCGGTCACGCGGATTCCCGTGATCGACACGAAGGTGCAGGAGCTGTTGCGCCGCACCGGTTTTGCCATGGAGAGCCACAGCGGCAAGGACCTGCTCGAGATCCTCGAGACCTACCCTCGCGACGAGCTGTTCCAGATCGGCGTCGACGACCTGTACGCCATCACCACGAGCGTGCTGCACCTGCAGGAGCGCCGGCGCACCCGGCTCTTCCTGCGCCGCGACGACTACGGCCGCTTCATGTCGTGCCTGGTGTACCTGCCGCGCGACCGCTACACGACGCACATGCGGCTGCGCATGGAGGAGATCCTGCGCGAGGCGTTCCACGGCGAGACCGTCGACTACACCACTCGGGTGTCGGAGTCGGTGCTGGCGCGCCTGCACTACGTCGTGCGCGTGCCAGACGGTGAGCACATCCCCGACGTCGACGTCGAGGAGCTCGAGAGCCGGCTCGTCGAGGCGACGCGCACGTGGGACGAGGACTTCGCGGAGTCGTTGCGGGCCGACGTCGGTGAGGAGGAGGCCGCCCGGCTGCTCGCGAAGTTCGGCAAGTCCTTCCCCGAGGCCTACAAGGAGGACTTCCCGGCTCGGGTGGCGGTGGCCGACCTGCGGCACGTCTGCGCGGTCACCGAGGGGCCCGCCACGGGGGCGGACGCGCCGGACGAGGCGCGGATGAACCTCTACCAGGAGCCGGGTCGCCCGGCTGACGAGCGGCGGTTCAAGTTCTACCGCGCCGAGCCGCTGTCGCTGACGCGCGTGCTGCCGGTGTTCAGCCACCTCGGGGTCGAGGTGGTCGACGAGCGGCCGTACGAGCTCGACCTGCCCGACGGCGGAATGGTGCACGTCTACGACTTCGGGCTGCGCTACGGCGGTGGGGAGGGGTGGGACCGCGACCAGGCCGAGTCGGCCCGCGCCGCGTTCCAGGAGGCCTTCGCCGCGGTCTGGTCGGGGCGCGCCGAGAGCGACGGCTTCAACGCGCTGGTGCTGGGGGCCGGGCTCACCTGGCGCCAGGCCAGCGTGCTGCGCGCCTACACCAAGTACCTGCGCCAGGCGGGCCTGACGTTCAGCCAGGAGTACGTCGAGGCGTGCCTGTTGTCGAACGTCGACATCGCGCGGCTGCTGGTGCGCCTGTTCGAGGCGCGGTTCGACCCCGACCACTTCGGCGGCGCCGCCGATGCCGACGCGCGACGTGAGACCTGCGACGCGCTGGTCGAGGAGATCACGGGTGCGCTCGACGACGTGGCCAGCCTCGACCAGGACCGCATCCTGCGCGCCTTGCTCGGCGTCGTTCGCGCGACCCTGCGCACCAGCTACTTCCAGGTGGACGCCGACGGGCACCCCCGCAGCTACCTGGCCTTCAAGCTCGACCCGCACGCGGTGCCGGACCTGCCCGAGCCGCGGCCGGCGTTCGAGATGTGGGTGTACTCCCCGCGGGTCGAGGGCGTGCACCTGCGCTTCGGCGCCGTCGCCCGCGGTGGCCTGCGCTGGAGCGACCGCCGCGAGGACTTCCGCACCGAGATCCTCGGCCTGGTGAAGGCGCAGATGGTGAAGAACGCCGTCATCGTGCCCACGGGGGCCAAGGGTGGCTTCGTGCCGAAGCAGCTGCCCGACTCCAGCGACCGCGAGGCGTGGCTCGCGGAGGGCAAGGCGGCGTACCGCACCTTCATCTCGGCGTTGCTCGACGTCACCGACAACATCGTGGGCACCGGCGAGGCGGCGAGCGTGGTGCCGCCGCAGCGCGTGGTCCGGCACGACGGTGACGACACGTACCTGGTCGTCGCGGCCGACAAGGGCACGGCGACGTTCAGTGACATCGCGAACTCGGTGGCCATCGACTACGGCTTCTGGCTCGGTGACGCGTTCGCGTCCGGCGGCTCGGCCGGCTACGACCACAAGGCCATGGGCATCACCGCGCGCGGCGCCTGGGAGTCGGTGAAGCGGCACTTCCGCGAGCTGGGCCTCGATACCCAGAGCGAGGACTTCACGGTCGTCGGCGTCGGAGACATGAGCGGTGACGTGTTCGGCAACGGCATGCTGCTGTCGGAGCACATCCGGCTCGTCGCGGCCTTCGACCACCGACACGTGTTCATCGACCCGACGCCGGACGCCGCGACGTCGTTCGCCGAGCGCCGCCGGCTGTTCGACCTGCCGCGCTCGTCGTGGGAAGACTACGACCGCTCGCTCATCAGCGAGGGTGGTGGCGTGTGGCCGCGGTCGGCGAAGTCGATCCCGGTGAGCTCGCAGGCGGCTGCGGCGCTGGGGATCGGTCAGAAGGCGACGTCGATGACGCCGGCCGAGCTCATGAAGGCGATCCTGAGCGCACCGGTCGACCTGCTCTGGAACGGCGGCATCGGCACGTACGTGAAGGCGTCCGGCGAGACCAGCGCCGACGTCGGCGACCGCGCCAACGACGCCATCCGCATCAACGGCAACGACCTGCGGGTGCGGGTGGTGGGCGAGGGCGGGAACCTCGGCCTCACCCAGCTCGGTCGCATCGAGGCGGCGCGCCATGGCGTGCGCATCAACACCGACGCCATCGACAACTCGGCCGGCGTCGACACGTCCGACCACGAGGTCAACCTCAAGATCCTGCTCAACGCGGTCGTGGCCGACGGCGACCTCACCACCAAGCAGCGCAACGCCTTGCTGGCCGACATGACGGACGACGTCGCCGAGCTCGTGCTGCGTGACAACTACGAGCAGAACGTGTTGCTGGGCAACGCCCGCGAGCAGGCGCACGCCATGCTGCCGGTGCACGCGCGGCTCATCCGCTCGCTGGTGAAGCGGGGCGAGCTGAACCGGGAGATCGAGTTCCTGCCCAGCGACGCCGAGATCGCGCGCCGTCAGGACGAAGGCCTCGGGCTGACCTCGCCGGAGTTCTCGGTGCTGGTCGCGTACTCGAAGATCACGCTCGCCGATGACCTGCTGGCCAGCTCGCTGCCCGACGACCCGTGGTTCGCCGCGACGCTTCGCTCGTACTTCCCGCCCCAGGTGGTCGAGCGGTACGGCGACCGGCTCAACCAGCACCCGCTGCGCCGCGAGATCGTCACGACCTCGCTGGTCAACAACATGGTCAACCGCGGCGGCATCACCTTCGCCTTCCGGGTGCAGGAGGAGACCGCGGCGTCCACCGTGCAGGTCGCGCAGGCGTACGTCGTCGCGCGCGAGGTGTTCCGGCTGCACGACTTCGTCGCGCGGGTCGAGGAGCTCGACAACCGGGTGCCGACGCGGGCGCAGACCGCGCTGTACCTGGAGTTCCGCCGGCTGATGGACCGCGCCGTGCGCTGGCTGCTGCAGACGCGGCCCACGATCACCGACATCGGTGCCGAGATCGAGCGGTTCTCGGTCGTCGTCGATGCGTTGCGCCCCAACGTTCCTGAGCTGTTGGTGGGCGCGGAGCAGCGCCGGCTGCAGCGGCGGACCAAGGAGCTCACGGACCTCGGTGTGCCCGACGACCTCGCCGTCGACTGCGCCTCGCTGCTCGACGTCTACTCGCTGCTCGACATCGCCGAGATCGGGTACGAGACCGAGACGCCGGTCGACCGCGTCGCCCCGATGTACTTCATGCTGTCGGAGCGGTTCCAGGTCGACACCATGCTCGGCCTGATCACGCGCCTGCCGCGTGACGACCGCTGGGACGCCTTGGCCCGTGCCGCCCTGCGCTACGACCTGTACGCCGCGCTCGAGCAGCTCACCGTCTCGGTGCTCACCACGAGCGACGACGGCCTCGACACCGAGAAGCGCATCGCGGAGTGGGAGCGGTCGAACCGCGCCACCCTCGACCGCGTGCGCGACATGGTGG